One genomic segment of Vulpes vulpes isolate BD-2025 chromosome 2, VulVul3, whole genome shotgun sequence includes these proteins:
- the TOR2A gene encoding prosalusin isoform X2, translated as MAAASLGCRPWGSLLGLLGLVSAAAAAWDLTSLHCHFGAFCECDFQPDFQGLECDLAQHLAGQHLAKALVVKALKAFVQDPAPTKPLVLSLHGWTGTGKSYVSSLLAHYLFRGGLHSPHVHHFSPVIHFPHASHLERYKKELKSWVQGNLTACSRSLFLFDEMDKLAPGLMEVLRPFLGSSWVVFGTNYRKAIFIFISNTGGEQINQVALEAWRSHRDREEIRLQELELVISQAVLDNPYHGFWRSGIMEEHLLDVLVPFLPLQRHHVRHCVLNELAQLGLEPREEVIQAVLDSTTFFPEKEQLFSSNGCKTVASRIAFFL; from the exons ATGGCGGCTGCGAGTCTCGGCTGCAGGCCCTGGGGCTCGCTCCTCGGGTTGCTGGGGCTGGTGtcggccgcggccgccgcctgGGATCTGACTTCGCTGCATTGCCACTTCGGCGCTTTCTGCGAATGTGACTTCCAGCCCGACTTTCAGG GTCTGGAGTGTGACCTGGCCCAGCACCTGGCCGGCCAGCACTTGGCCAAGGCACTGGTAGTGAAGGCACTGAAGGCCTTCGTGCAGGACCCAGCACCTACCAAGCCACTGGTCCTCTCCCTGCATGGCTGGACAGGCACCGGCAAGTCCTATGTCAGCTCCCTGCTGGCTCACTACCTCTTCCGGGGTGGCCTCCACAGCCCCCACGTACACCACTTTTCCCCCGTCATCCACTTCCCTCACGCCAGCCACCTGGAGCGCTACAAG AAGGAGCTTAAGAGCTGGGTCCAGGGGAACCTCACAGCCTGCAGCCGCTCCCTGTTCCTCTTTGACGAGATGGACAAGCTGGCCCCAGGCCTGATGGAAGTCCTGCGACCTTTCCTGGGCTCCTCCTGGGTTGTGTTCGGGACCAACTATCGCAAAGCTATCTTCATCTTCATCAG CAACACTGGCGGTGAGCAGATCAACCAAGTGGCACTGGAGGCGTGGCGCAGCCACCGGGATCGGGAGGAGATCCGCCTGCAGGAGCTGGAGCTGGTCATTTCCCAGGCTGTGCTGGACAACCCATACC ATGGCTTCTGGCGCTCCGGCATCATGGAAGAGCACCTCCTGGACGTCCTGGTGCCCTTCCTGCCACTGCAGCGGCACCATGTGCGACACTGTGTGCTCAACGAGCTGGcccagctgggcctggagccGAGGGAAGAGGTCATCCAGGCTGTGCTGGACAGCACCACCTTCTTCCCCGAGAAAGAGCAGCTCTTTTCCTCCAACGGCTGTAAGACTGTGGCTTCCAGAATTgccttctttctctga
- the TOR2A gene encoding prosalusin isoform X4, giving the protein MAAASLGCRPWGSLLGLLGLVSAAAAAWDLTSLHCHFGAFCECDFQPDFQGLECDLAQHLAGQHLAKALVVKALKAFVQDPAPTKPLVLSLHGWTGTGKSYVSSLLAHYLFRGGLHSPHVHHFSPVIHFPHASHLERYKKELKSWVQGNLTACSRSLFLFDEMDKLAPGLMEVLRPFLGSSWVVFGTNYRKAIFIFIRWLLALRHHGRAPPGRPGALPATAAAPCATLCAQRAGPAGPGAEGRGHPGCAGQHHLLPRERAALFLQRL; this is encoded by the exons ATGGCGGCTGCGAGTCTCGGCTGCAGGCCCTGGGGCTCGCTCCTCGGGTTGCTGGGGCTGGTGtcggccgcggccgccgcctgGGATCTGACTTCGCTGCATTGCCACTTCGGCGCTTTCTGCGAATGTGACTTCCAGCCCGACTTTCAGG GTCTGGAGTGTGACCTGGCCCAGCACCTGGCCGGCCAGCACTTGGCCAAGGCACTGGTAGTGAAGGCACTGAAGGCCTTCGTGCAGGACCCAGCACCTACCAAGCCACTGGTCCTCTCCCTGCATGGCTGGACAGGCACCGGCAAGTCCTATGTCAGCTCCCTGCTGGCTCACTACCTCTTCCGGGGTGGCCTCCACAGCCCCCACGTACACCACTTTTCCCCCGTCATCCACTTCCCTCACGCCAGCCACCTGGAGCGCTACAAG AAGGAGCTTAAGAGCTGGGTCCAGGGGAACCTCACAGCCTGCAGCCGCTCCCTGTTCCTCTTTGACGAGATGGACAAGCTGGCCCCAGGCCTGATGGAAGTCCTGCGACCTTTCCTGGGCTCCTCCTGGGTTGTGTTCGGGACCAACTATCGCAAAGCTATCTTCATCTTCATCAG ATGGCTTCTGGCGCTCCGGCATCATGGAAGAGCACCTCCTGGACGTCCTGGTGCCCTTCCTGCCACTGCAGCGGCACCATGTGCGACACTGTGTGCTCAACGAGCTGGcccagctgggcctggagccGAGGGAAGAGGTCATCCAGGCTGTGCTGGACAGCACCACCTTCTTCCCCGAGAAAGAGCAGCTCTTTTCCTCCAACGGCTGTAA
- the TOR2A gene encoding prosalusin isoform X1, giving the protein MDWPSGEIPALGMGLECDLAQHLAGQHLAKALVVKALKAFVQDPAPTKPLVLSLHGWTGTGKSYVSSLLAHYLFRGGLHSPHVHHFSPVIHFPHASHLERYKKELKSWVQGNLTACSRSLFLFDEMDKLAPGLMEVLRPFLGSSWVVFGTNYRKAIFIFISNTGGEQINQVALEAWRSHRDREEIRLQELELVISQAVLDNPYHGFWRSGIMEEHLLDVLVPFLPLQRHHVRHCVLNELAQLGLEPREEVIQAVLDSTTFFPEKEQLFSSNGCKTVASRIAFFL; this is encoded by the exons ATGGACTGGCCGTCAGGGGAGATACCTGCCTTGGGCATGG GTCTGGAGTGTGACCTGGCCCAGCACCTGGCCGGCCAGCACTTGGCCAAGGCACTGGTAGTGAAGGCACTGAAGGCCTTCGTGCAGGACCCAGCACCTACCAAGCCACTGGTCCTCTCCCTGCATGGCTGGACAGGCACCGGCAAGTCCTATGTCAGCTCCCTGCTGGCTCACTACCTCTTCCGGGGTGGCCTCCACAGCCCCCACGTACACCACTTTTCCCCCGTCATCCACTTCCCTCACGCCAGCCACCTGGAGCGCTACAAG AAGGAGCTTAAGAGCTGGGTCCAGGGGAACCTCACAGCCTGCAGCCGCTCCCTGTTCCTCTTTGACGAGATGGACAAGCTGGCCCCAGGCCTGATGGAAGTCCTGCGACCTTTCCTGGGCTCCTCCTGGGTTGTGTTCGGGACCAACTATCGCAAAGCTATCTTCATCTTCATCAG CAACACTGGCGGTGAGCAGATCAACCAAGTGGCACTGGAGGCGTGGCGCAGCCACCGGGATCGGGAGGAGATCCGCCTGCAGGAGCTGGAGCTGGTCATTTCCCAGGCTGTGCTGGACAACCCATACC ATGGCTTCTGGCGCTCCGGCATCATGGAAGAGCACCTCCTGGACGTCCTGGTGCCCTTCCTGCCACTGCAGCGGCACCATGTGCGACACTGTGTGCTCAACGAGCTGGcccagctgggcctggagccGAGGGAAGAGGTCATCCAGGCTGTGCTGGACAGCACCACCTTCTTCCCCGAGAAAGAGCAGCTCTTTTCCTCCAACGGCTGTAAGACTGTGGCTTCCAGAATTgccttctttctctga
- the TOR2A gene encoding prosalusin isoform X3, which produces MDKLAPGLMEVLRPFLGSSWVVFGTNYRKAIFIFISNTGGEQINQVALEAWRSHRDREEIRLQELELVISQAVLDNPYHGFWRSGIMEEHLLDVLVPFLPLQRHHVRHCVLNELAQLGLEPREEVIQAVLDSTTFFPEKEQLFSSNGCKTVASRIAFFL; this is translated from the exons ATGGACAAGCTGGCCCCAGGCCTGATGGAAGTCCTGCGACCTTTCCTGGGCTCCTCCTGGGTTGTGTTCGGGACCAACTATCGCAAAGCTATCTTCATCTTCATCAG CAACACTGGCGGTGAGCAGATCAACCAAGTGGCACTGGAGGCGTGGCGCAGCCACCGGGATCGGGAGGAGATCCGCCTGCAGGAGCTGGAGCTGGTCATTTCCCAGGCTGTGCTGGACAACCCATACC ATGGCTTCTGGCGCTCCGGCATCATGGAAGAGCACCTCCTGGACGTCCTGGTGCCCTTCCTGCCACTGCAGCGGCACCATGTGCGACACTGTGTGCTCAACGAGCTGGcccagctgggcctggagccGAGGGAAGAGGTCATCCAGGCTGTGCTGGACAGCACCACCTTCTTCCCCGAGAAAGAGCAGCTCTTTTCCTCCAACGGCTGTAAGACTGTGGCTTCCAGAATTgccttctttctctga
- the TTC16 gene encoding tetratricopeptide repeat protein 16 produces the protein MVPSNAGSGPREILPEREFMTNSGEDALELDPSPSQHIPKPWVFPVPKGNIERIFGSSQVFQNFDDVKPKVTGLTVPLKVREYYHQGQQCLEQEDWEMAVLFFSRALHLDSQLVDFYALRAEAYIQLCDFSSAAQNLRRAYSFQPENTKYLERLTLVLYLQGQCLFEQCAFPDALKVFSQASMLQPEKASFRYRCMACLLALERYQDCLSLVTKEVMLGMTNADVFILRARLYNFLQKPLPLQPSLCYRDLHSALLLDPKHSQAKVLLQMMVDQAQQARQDAGILAVQGKLQHALQRINCAIENNPLDPRLFLFRGTIYRRLQEFDSAVEDFLKALDMMSAGQEGEVQQAQRQLLLAYNDFAVHCYLQGAYQEGVLLLNKALKDEQQEKGLYINRGDCFFQLGNLTFAEADYQQALALSPQDEGANLRMGLLQEKMGFCEQRSRQFHKAESHFSMAIQHNPKRAQYYLHRARSRQLLQNILGARLDVATVLLLNPKQPKLLPLMTNLFPGMSVEEVLSSQVAHLARLQLDRVLESSLQAGIPQGIVGQVPQAGVAGQEWEMVGHQGSSCPCFLLKPFSRCWGWCTESGGLTQHSGAMAWQAAQGAGTSAPEGSGTAVLVEACLWDLEKPEPTPSRVRSLSDSYLDQTSSGSSLGFRTMSTSDTEMSAICQEYKITSATAVTSSDSSLLKTQSSDLLENREDSSLSHSSRKTKATQGQNWRPHKIETAQGQSRRPSKTEAAQGQSRTPSKTEAAQGQSRRPSKIEAAQGQSRRPSKTEAAQGQSRRPSKTEAAQGQSRRPSKTEAAQGQSQRPSKTEAAQGQSRRPSKTQVAQGQSRRPSKIEVAQGQSQRPGKTEAIQGHRQRPSKTEATQGQSRNPSQTEATQGPRQKPNKTNVTQGSRQRFRKIKASHGQSWRPSKAATHGRSRGLIRSSSKTKDFYDPSWSPSNTENTQDQSQGPSKTKAAQSWSQNTSPGSSKTEVTWGLSSKLRKPQTT, from the exons ATGGTGCCTAGCAACGCCGGGAGTGGGCCGCGGGAGATCCTCCCGGAAAGGGAATTCATGACGAACTCCGGAGAG GATGCTCTGGAGCTTGACCCGTCTCCATCACAGCACATCCCAAAGCCATGGGTGTTTCCAGTTCCAAAGGGGAACATAGAGCGCATCTTTGGGAGCAGCCAGGTGTTCCAGAACTTTGATGATGTGAAACCAAAGGTCACGGGATTAACAGTGCCCCTCAAAGTCAGGGAGTA CTACCACCAAGGCCAGCAGTGCTTGGAGCAAGAGGACTGGGAGATGGCCGTGCTGTTCTTTTCCCGTGCCCTCCACCTGGACTCCCAGCtg GTAGACTTCTATGCTTTACGAGCTGAGGCCTACatccagctctgtgacttctccTCGGCCGCCCAGAATCTACGAAGGGCTTACTCCTTCCAGCCTGAGAACACCAAGTACTTGGAGCGCCTTACCCTGGTCCTTTACCTGCAG GGCCAGTGCCTATTCGAGCAATGTGCCTTCCCGGACGCTCTGAAAGTCTTCTCGCAGGCCTCCATGCTCCAGCCCGAGAAAGCCAGCTTCCGCTACCGATG CATGGCCTGTCTCCTGGCTCTCGAACGGTATCAGGACTGCCTCTCCCTTGTCACCAAGGAGGTGATGCTTGGCATGACCAATGCTGATGTCTTCATCCTCCGGGCCAGGCTCTACAACTTCTTACAGAAG CCTCTgcccctgcagcccagcctcTGCTATCGAGACCTGCACAGTGCCTTGCTGTTGGACCCCAAGCATTCGCAGGCCAAGGTGTTGCTCCAGATGATGGTGGACCAAGCCCAGCAGGCACGTCAGGATGCTGGGATCCTAGCTGTGCAGGGCAAGCTACAGCATGCTCTGCAGCGCATCAACTGTGCCATCGAGAACAACCCTCTGGACCCTCGCCTTTTCCTCTTCCG GGGCACTATCTACCGCCGGCTCCAGGAGTTTGATAGCGCTGTGGAGGACTTCCTAAAGGCATTGGACATGATGAGTGCAGGCCAGGAGGGAGAGGTGCAGCAGGCTCAGCGGCAGCTGCTGCTGGCCTACAATGACTTTGCAGTGCACTGCTACCTCCAGGGTGCCTACCAGGAGGGTGTGCTGCTGCTCAACAAAGCCCTCAAGGACGAGCAGCAGGAGAAGGGCCTCTACATCAATCGTGGTG ATTGCTTCTTCCAGCTGGGCAACCTGACCTTTGCGGAGGCAGACTACCAGCAGGCGCTGGCGCTGAGCCCGCAGGACGAGGGGGCCAACCTGCGCATGGGCCTACTGCAGGAGAAGATGGGTTTCTGCGAGCAGAGGAGCAG GCAGTTCCATAAGGCAGAGAGCCACTTCTCAATGGCTATCCAGCACAACCCCAAGAGAGCCCAGTACTACCTGCACCGTGCCAGGAGCCGGCAGCTCCTGCAGAACATTTTGGGGGCCCGCCTGGATGTTGCCACCGTCCTGCTTCTCAACCCCAAGCAACCCAAG CTGCTCCCACTGATGACCAACCTCTTCCCGGGCATGTCGGTGGAAGAAGTGCTCAGCAGCCAGGTGGCCCACCTGGCCAGGCTGCAGTTGGATCGGGTGTTGGAAAGCAGCCTGCAGGCTGGCATCCCTCAAGGCATCGTGGGGCAAGTTCCTCAAGCAGGGGTTGCAGGCCAGGAGTGGGAAATGGTTGGGCATCAAGgttcctcctgcccctgcttcctCCTCAAGCCATTCTCCAGATGCTGGGGATGGTGCACTGAGTCAGGGGGGCTTACTCAGCACTCTGGGGCCATGGCTTGGCAGGCAGCTCAGGGAGCGGGAACGAGCGCGCCAGAAGGCTCGGGCACTGCAGTTCTGGTGGAAGCCTGCCTTTGGGACCTC GAGAAGCCGGAGCCCACACCCAGCAGGGTGAGGTCCCTGTCTGACAGCTACCTTGACCAGACCTCTTCAGGCTCCAGCTTGGGCT TCAGGACCATGTCCACCTCAGACACAGAGATGTCTGCTATCTGCCAGGAGTACAAGATCACCTCAGCCACTGCTGTGACATCCTCTGATTCCTCACTGCTGAAGACTCAGTCCTCAGACCTGTTGGAGAACAGGGAAGACTCAAGCTTGAGCCACAGCTCCAGAAAAACCAAGGCCACCCAGGGCCAGAACTGGAGGCCCCACAAGATTGAAACTGCCCAGGGCCAGAGCCGGAGGCCCAGCAAGACCGAAGCTGCCCAGGGCCAGAGCCGGACGCCCAGCAAGACCGAAGCTGCCCAGGGCCAGAGCCGGAGGCCCAGCAAGATCGAAGCTGCCCAGGGCCAGAGCCGGAGGCCCAGCAAGACCGAAGCTGCCCAGGGCCAGAGCCGGAGGCCCAGCAAGACCGAAGCTGCCCAGGGCCAGAGCCGGAGGCCCAGCAAGACCGAAGCTGCCCAGGGCCAGAGCCAGAGGCCCAGCAAGACCGAAGCTGCCCAGGGCCAGAGCCGGAGGCCCAGCAAGACCCAAGTGGCCCAGGGCCAGAGCAGGAGGCCCAGCAAGATCGAAGTGGCCCAGGGCCAGAGCCAGAGGCCTGGCAAGACCGAAGCTATCCAGGGCCACAGACAAAGGCCCAGCAAAACTGAAGCCACACAGGGCCAGAGCCGAAATCCCAGCCAGACTGAAGCCACCCAAGGCCCAAGACAAAAGCCTAACAAGACCAATGTTACTCAGGGCTCAAGGCAGAGGTTCAGAAAGATCAAGGCTTCCCATGGCCAGAGCTGGCGACCCAGTAAGGCTGCCACCCACGGCCGGAGCAGGGGATTGATCCGAAGTTCCAGCAAGACCAAGGATTTCTATGATCCAAGTTGGAGCCCCAGCAATACAGAGAACACTCAGGACCAATCCCAGGGGCCTAGCAAGACCAAGGCTGCCCAGAGCTGGAGCCAAAACACAAGTCCGGGTTCGAGCAAGACTGAGGTCACCTGGGGACTGAGTTCCAAACTCAGAAAACCCCAGACCACATAG
- the PTRH1 gene encoding peptidyl-tRNA hydrolase: MPPPGPLRATLWRSSAMNWSLLEPRPPGKRWLVAGLGNPGLPSTRHSVGLAVLGQLARRLGVADGWARDRRCAADLALASLDDAQLVLLRPRRLMNANGRSVARAAELFGLTAEEVYLVHDELDKPLGKLALKLGGSSRGHNGVRSCISCLNSSAMPRLRVGIGRPTEPDTVKAYVLGCFSAAEQELLPPLLERATDLLLDHIRERSQGLSSGFNIHEHMPA; the protein is encoded by the exons ATGCCGCCGCCCGGCCCCCTGCGAGCGACCCTGTGGAGGAGTAGCGCCATGAACTGGAGCCTTTTGGAACCGCGGCCCCCCGGGAAGCGGTGGCTG GTGGCCGGCCTGGGAAATCCTGGACTGCCCAGCACGCGGCACAGCGTGGGCTTGGCGGTTCTGGGGCAGCTGGCACGGCGGCTGGGGGTGGCAGACGGCTGGGCACGGGACCGGCGCTGCGCCGCCGACCTCGCCCTGGCCTCGCTCGATGATGCCCAGCTGGTCCTGCTTCGGCCTCGGCGGCTCATGAACGCCAACGGGCGCAGCGTGGCCCGGGCGG CGGAGCTGTTTGGGCTGACTGCTGAGGAGGTCTACCTGGTGCATGATGAGCTGGACAAGCCCCTGGGGAAACTGGCCCTGAAGCTGGGAGGAAGCTCCAG GGGCCACAACGGAGTCCGTTCCTGCATTAGCTGTCTCAATTCCAGT GCAATGCCGAGGCTGCGGGTGGGCATCGGGCGCCCGACAGAGCCTGATACAGTGAAGGCCTACGTGCTAGGCTGTTTCTCCGCCGCTGAGCAGGAACTGCTGCCTCCATTGCTGGAGCGAGCTACTGACCTGCTCCTGGACCACATCCGTGAGCGAAGCCAGGGCTTGTCGTCAGGCTTTAACATCCATGAACACATGCCTGCCTGA
- the CFAP157 gene encoding cilia- and flagella-associated protein 157 isoform X1, protein MGPTSLATTWLLKGALEQWLPPAMAPKKKATKGAKDPEVKKKKGGKKDASMANKPMETTLGEEIREFYHIQIRDLEDRLARYQRKWDELAVQEKLFRQEFEQLANNKKEIVAFLKRTLNQRVDEITDLNEQLQSLQLAKEMEKDAFEAQLAQVRHEFQETKDQLTTENIILGGKLAALEEFRLQKEELTEKFESLEDQLRKQESEYKDYVYNLEKKSVLDKDRLRKEIIQHVNLVATEFRKVATSQMWDTTKRAIVENNTITLQLSKISKHGMQLLQENEQLKGIQDKLCKQLDLLENTQKVMARHSRGHHKIILMLTEKCREQEQGTAEAEQLRLQLSQLEQSLGQLQQDNQALRSQRDQLNLQLEKQQAEAQQLQQELTKQQKVQASLETALAQATFFLQDILQQRQPDEEDGNFDVMFQLQRKEMLQQLLAMLSSAMVLNPQLAVCSRQESQLSHGPPKESQPSTQPPKVGSLPQQLSSITPYQLGDLGLVPRRAHIPPNPEDLRLLSHTTRVGTFQVHSRPEIHTSGSPKMFKKFTLPEVSPLSK, encoded by the exons ATGGGACCAACTTCCTTAGCAACCACCTGGCTTCTTAAAGGGGCCCTGGAGCAGTGGTTGCCACCAGCCATGGCTCCCAAAAAGAAGGCAACCAAGGGGGCCAAGGATCCTGAggtcaaaaagaagaaaggtggCAAGAAGGATGCCAgcatggccaacaagcccatgGAAACGACTTTGGGCGAGGAGATCCGAGAATTCTATCACATCCAGATCCGAGACCTGGAGGACAGGCTGGCCCG GTACCAGCGGAAGTGGGATGAGCTGGCTGTACAGGAGAAGCTGTTCCGCCAGGAGTTTGAGCAACTGGCCAACAACAAGAAGGAGATTGTGGCCTTCCTCAAGCGCACACTCAATCAGCGGGTGGACGAGATCACTGACCTCAATGAGCAGCTCCAAAGCCTGCAGCTGGccaaagagatggagaaggatGCCTTTGAGGCACAGCTAGCTCAGGTGCGCCATGAATTCCAGGAGACCAAGGACCAGCTCACCACAGAGAACATCATCCTTG gggggaagcTGGCAGCTCTGGAAGAGTTCCGGCTGCAGAAAGAGGAGCTCACAGAGAAGTTCGAGTCACTGGAGGACCAGCTACGGAAGCAGGAGAGTGAATACAAGGATTACGTGTACAACCTAGAGAAGAAGTCAGTGCTGGACAAGGACAG ACTGAGGAAGGAGATCATCCAGCATGTGAACCTGGTGGCCACTGAGTTCCGCAAGGTGGCCACTAGCCAGATGTGGGACACGACAAAGCGAGCCATCGTAGAGAACAACACAATCACCCTGCAGCTGTCCAAGATATCCAAGCATGGCATGCAGCTCCTGCAGGAGAATGAGCAGCTCAAGGGCATCCAGGACAAGCTGTGCAAACAGCTGGATCTGTTGGAGAACACCCAGAAGGTCATGGCCAGGCATAGCAGAGGCCATCATAAG ATCATTCTCATGCTGACGGAGAAGTGCcgtgagcaggagcagggcacAGCGGAGGCTGAGCAGCTGCGCCTCCAGCTGAGCCAACTGGAGCAGAGCCTTGGGCAGCTGCAGCAGGACAATCAGGCACTGAG GAGTCAGAGAGACCAGCTGAACCTGCAactggagaagcagcaggctgaGGCACAACAGCTACAGCAGGAGCTGACCAAACAGCAGAAGGTTCAAGCAAGTCTGGAGACAGCCCTGGCCCAGGCCACCTTCTTCCTACAGGACATTCTACAG CAGAGGCAACCGGATGAGGAGGACGGCAACTTTGATGTAATGTTCCAACTACAACGCAAGGAGATGCTACAGCAGCTGCTGGCCATGCTCAGCTCAGCCATGGTCCTAAACCCCCAGCTGGCTGTGTGTTCCCGTCAAGAGAGCCAGTTGAGTCATGGCCCACCCAAGGAGAG ccagcccagcacccagccACCCAAGGTGGGGTCTCTGCCCCAGCAGCTGTCCAGTATCACACCCTACCAGCTGGGAGACCTGGGCCTGGTGCCTCGACGGGCCCACATCCCACCCAACCCTGAGGACCTCAGGCTGCTCTCACACACCACACGTGTGGGAACCTTCCAGGTGCACAGCAGGCCTGAG ATTCACACCTCTGGTTCTCCAAAAATGTTCAAAAAGTTTACTCTTCCTGAAGTTTCTCCACTTTCCAagtaa
- the CFAP157 gene encoding cilia- and flagella-associated protein 157 isoform X2: MGPTSLATTWLLKGALEQWLPPAMAPKKKATKGAKDPEVKKKKGGKKDASMANKPMETTLGEEIREFYHIQIRDLEDRLARYQRKWDELAVQEKLFRQEFEQLANNKKEIVAFLKRTLNQRVDEITDLNEQLQSLQLAKEMEKDAFEAQLAQVRHEFQETKDQLTTENIILGGKLAALEEFRLQKEELTEKFESLEDQLRKQESEYKDYVYNLEKKSVLDKDRLRKEIIQHVNLVATEFRKVATSQMWDTTKRAIVENNTITLQLSKISKHGMQLLQENEQLKGIQDKLCKQLDLLENTQKVMARHSRGHHKIILMLTEKCREQEQGTAEAEQLRLQLSQLEQSLGQLQQDNQALRSQRDQLNLQLEKQQAEAQQLQQELTKQQKVQASLETALAQATFFLQDILQRQPDEEDGNFDVMFQLQRKEMLQQLLAMLSSAMVLNPQLAVCSRQESQLSHGPPKESQPSTQPPKVGSLPQQLSSITPYQLGDLGLVPRRAHIPPNPEDLRLLSHTTRVGTFQVHSRPEIHTSGSPKMFKKFTLPEVSPLSK, encoded by the exons ATGGGACCAACTTCCTTAGCAACCACCTGGCTTCTTAAAGGGGCCCTGGAGCAGTGGTTGCCACCAGCCATGGCTCCCAAAAAGAAGGCAACCAAGGGGGCCAAGGATCCTGAggtcaaaaagaagaaaggtggCAAGAAGGATGCCAgcatggccaacaagcccatgGAAACGACTTTGGGCGAGGAGATCCGAGAATTCTATCACATCCAGATCCGAGACCTGGAGGACAGGCTGGCCCG GTACCAGCGGAAGTGGGATGAGCTGGCTGTACAGGAGAAGCTGTTCCGCCAGGAGTTTGAGCAACTGGCCAACAACAAGAAGGAGATTGTGGCCTTCCTCAAGCGCACACTCAATCAGCGGGTGGACGAGATCACTGACCTCAATGAGCAGCTCCAAAGCCTGCAGCTGGccaaagagatggagaaggatGCCTTTGAGGCACAGCTAGCTCAGGTGCGCCATGAATTCCAGGAGACCAAGGACCAGCTCACCACAGAGAACATCATCCTTG gggggaagcTGGCAGCTCTGGAAGAGTTCCGGCTGCAGAAAGAGGAGCTCACAGAGAAGTTCGAGTCACTGGAGGACCAGCTACGGAAGCAGGAGAGTGAATACAAGGATTACGTGTACAACCTAGAGAAGAAGTCAGTGCTGGACAAGGACAG ACTGAGGAAGGAGATCATCCAGCATGTGAACCTGGTGGCCACTGAGTTCCGCAAGGTGGCCACTAGCCAGATGTGGGACACGACAAAGCGAGCCATCGTAGAGAACAACACAATCACCCTGCAGCTGTCCAAGATATCCAAGCATGGCATGCAGCTCCTGCAGGAGAATGAGCAGCTCAAGGGCATCCAGGACAAGCTGTGCAAACAGCTGGATCTGTTGGAGAACACCCAGAAGGTCATGGCCAGGCATAGCAGAGGCCATCATAAG ATCATTCTCATGCTGACGGAGAAGTGCcgtgagcaggagcagggcacAGCGGAGGCTGAGCAGCTGCGCCTCCAGCTGAGCCAACTGGAGCAGAGCCTTGGGCAGCTGCAGCAGGACAATCAGGCACTGAG GAGTCAGAGAGACCAGCTGAACCTGCAactggagaagcagcaggctgaGGCACAACAGCTACAGCAGGAGCTGACCAAACAGCAGAAGGTTCAAGCAAGTCTGGAGACAGCCCTGGCCCAGGCCACCTTCTTCCTACAGGACATTCTACAG AGGCAACCGGATGAGGAGGACGGCAACTTTGATGTAATGTTCCAACTACAACGCAAGGAGATGCTACAGCAGCTGCTGGCCATGCTCAGCTCAGCCATGGTCCTAAACCCCCAGCTGGCTGTGTGTTCCCGTCAAGAGAGCCAGTTGAGTCATGGCCCACCCAAGGAGAG ccagcccagcacccagccACCCAAGGTGGGGTCTCTGCCCCAGCAGCTGTCCAGTATCACACCCTACCAGCTGGGAGACCTGGGCCTGGTGCCTCGACGGGCCCACATCCCACCCAACCCTGAGGACCTCAGGCTGCTCTCACACACCACACGTGTGGGAACCTTCCAGGTGCACAGCAGGCCTGAG ATTCACACCTCTGGTTCTCCAAAAATGTTCAAAAAGTTTACTCTTCCTGAAGTTTCTCCACTTTCCAagtaa